In the genome of Monodelphis domestica isolate mMonDom1 chromosome 2, mMonDom1.pri, whole genome shotgun sequence, one region contains:
- the LOC130456999 gene encoding vomeronasal type-1 receptor 3-like, translating into MILSDLICGVVFFFQCAIGIVGNLLLFMHYVYITFRKPQEKKLLDFIIAHLSLTNIVTLCTRGIPEIIFCFGMRNFFDTWGTKIVMYIYRVSRGLSVCTTSLLSIFQAIIISPHNSVWAWIKVRVFRYILHYFFFFWVTNALIYISSIQSTEAVTNDNISTYRYISHLFVVPSRNSHKVTVKLMLSIFIHDIIFHFLMGLSSTHMVFLLYRHSKQVQYIHRNHHSPRSLPQVSVTMTILLLVSCFVLFYWLNNCISLYLSFTIVKHVDLDTISSFFGLCYPALCPLILITRENRFPKLNFMPGKSRRSHKDFMDELVKP; encoded by the coding sequence ATGATACTTAGTGACCTGATCTGTGGTGTGGTATTCTTCTTTCAATGTGCCATTGGTATTGTAGGGAATTTGTTGCTCTTCATGCACTATGTCTATATTACCTTCAGAAAGCCTCAAGAGAAGAAACTTTTGGACTTCATTATTGCTCATTTGAGTTTGACCAATATAGTCACACTTTGTACCAGAGGAATCccagaaattatattttgttttgggaTGAGAAATTTTTTTGATACTTGGGGGACTAAGATTGTCATGTACATTTACAGAGTTTCTCGTGGACTTTCTGTATGCACAACAAGTCTTCTGAGTATATTCCAAGCCATCATTATCAGTCCACACAACTCTGTGTGGGCATGGATCAAAGTCAGAGTTTTCAGATATATATtacattactttttctttttctgggtcaCCAATGCATTGATTTATATCTCATCCATTCAAAGCACTGAAGCAGTCACAAATGACAATATATCTACCTATCGTTACATTTCTCATCTTTTTGTAGTTCCATCAAGAAATAGTCATAAGGTCACAGTTAAACTTATGCTTAGTATTTTTATTCATGacattatttttcactttcttatggGTTTGTCCAGTACCCACATGGTGTTTCTCCTTTATAGACATAGCAAGCAAGTACAGTACATTCATAGAAATCATCATTCCCCTAGATCTTTGCCTCAGGTCAGTGTTACAATGACCATCCTTTTGCTTGTgagctgttttgttttattctactGGCTTAACAATTGTATCTCCTTATACTTAAGTTTTACAATTGTAAAACATGTTGACTTGGACACCATTTCATCCTTTTTTGGTTTATGTTACCCTGCCCTCTGTCCCTTAATACTGATTACCAGAGAAAATCGTTTCCCAAAGCTTAATTTTATGCCCgggaagtcaagaagatctcaCAAggattttatggatgaattaGTTAAACCATGA